The Rubripirellula tenax genome contains the following window.
CGAGAGATTTGGCGACGGTTGCAGACGGACAATTCTCAAACGCCAGATGAATGATTGACAAATCTGCTAGAACGCGGGTGGTGTGACGCCTTTGGCTTTTAAGGCAGCAAGGTATTTGTCTGGTTCGGCGACTAGCTTTTTGGCGCAGCCGGGGCAGCAGATGTAGATGGCTTTGCCGTTGACGTTCACTTTGCCGGGGACGCCCATGCCGCCGAGTGGTTTGTCCATCAGTCGGCACGTTTTCTGGGCGGCGATCGCGGCGGCATGACTGGCACACTGGTGAGCCGCGTGGTCGTGCTCGGCGTGGTTGCGAAGTGCTTCTGCTTCTTGGGCAAATACGAACTGGGGTGCTGCCAATAGTGCAGCGGCGCTCGCGATTGCGCGTCGTCGGCCAACAACTCGGGGAACCGAAATTACCGGACCGAGATGGCGAACGGCAATCTCACGTCTTATCCACAACTAGCCGACAGCGGCGGCACAGGCGGACTGTTCTTGTGGCAGCTCTGACCTTGCCGCAAAGCGTGTAATGAACTACCATCAGGGAGTGAAAAGTCCTTTACTTGCCTTGCTGTTGATCGTCAATTTATTGGCGTGTCCGGTGCGTTGCCTTTCGTGTGAAGCGGATGTGGCGGTGGGTGAGGTATGTGTGCCAGCAGTTTGCTCTTGCTGCTCGCACGGTGATGAAGCTCCCGAGTCGGAGTCACCTGAACCCTGTGGTGACGATTGCAACTGTCAGAATTGCATCTGTGAAGGTGCGGTGGTTGAGGCCGATGTGGCTTTGCCCGACTCGCCAGAACAATCTGGGCAATGGGTGCGTGCGGCGATGATGATCGCTAATCCGACTGCGGCTCTGTTAGTCAAAACATCTTCACGACGATCGCGTGCCCCCAGCGGGCGTCTTCTCTGCGGTCGTGATGTGCGTGTTGCGCACCAATCTTGGTTGATCTGAACCGCTTGAACACCTGTTTGCGATCGCCTGCAACCTCTTTTTGCAAGTGAACGAGTGATCGTCCTGGTCACCGGTCGCTAGGTTCAATCCATGCTTGCTTTCGTCGGTCACTGCTGCGCGCGGTGGTTGCGAGCGAGAACTGGTTTTCCAATTCACCAATCTAAAATCATCAATCAAATGCTTCTCCCTTGGGAATACGGTGTTCGCAATCTGGCTCGACGGCCCGTGCGGACGGCATTGACGCTCGTTGCATTAGCGACGGTCGTGATGCTGGTGTTCGTCGTGGTGGGGTTTATTCGTGGGTTGGAACAATCGCTGGCCGTCAGTGGAGATGAAAATGTGGTTCTCGTGTATTCCGTCAATTCGGAGCAGAACATTGAGAACTCGTCGATCGCCGCGCGTAGTCCGTCGCTCGTTGCGGCCAGCTTGGACGGCACGGTGAAACGCTTTGATGTGACTCATGTGTCGCCGGAGTTGTATCTGGGTACGCGAGTAAAGACGAATGGAAGTGCTGGCGGCTTGGGGTTGGTACGCGGCGTTTCGTATGCCGCGCCGCTGGTACGTCGATCGGTGAAGTTGGTCGAGGGCGACTGGCCCGGTGAGGGGGAAGTCATCGTGGGTCGTTTGGCTGCCGCGAAACTAGGTAGCACTGATGAAGCAGTGATGGTTGGGAACAGCGTCGAATTTGAAGGTCGATCGTGGCAAATCAGTGGACGGTTCGCGGCTGGCGGTGCAGCGTATGAATCCGAGATTTGGTGCCGACTGGGAGATTTCCAGACGGCAACTAAACGACAGGACTTGAGTCTGGTTGCGATGTTGTTGTCGCCTGGAAGCTCGCCCGCCGAAGTCCAGTTGTTTTGCAAAGAACGGACGGACCTGGAACTGCGAGCGATCCGCGAAACGGATTACTACGCCTCGCTGCAACAACACTACAAACCGGTGCGGTTGCTCGCTTGGTTCGTCGTCGTGTTGGTATCCGGTGCTGGCATCTTTGCTGGATTGAACATGATGTACGGCGCGGTGGCGGGACGGATTCGTGAGATTGCAACACTGCAAGCGATTGGATTTCGCCGACGGGCGATCCTGCTCAGTTTGGTGCAAGAAGGAGTTTTGTTGGCAGCGGCCGGTTCGCTGCTTTCTGGCGTGATCGCACTGACGATGCTCAACGGCATGGCGGTGCGTTTCACGATGGGTGCGTTCACGTTACGCATTGATAGCGTCGCAATCTTGATCGGTTGCGGGGTTGGTTTGTTATTGGGTGTCGTGGGTGCGTTGCCCCCGGCAATCAAAGCGTTGCGAGCCGAAGTCGCAACAAGTTTGAAAGCTATTTGACTACGTTTCCTGGAGAATTTTGATGAAGATAAATTTGAGTGTCGCCCTTGTCGGTCTTAGTCTATTAGCGGTTGGCTGTGGCCAAACGGAAACTGCGACGACGCAAAGCAAAACTGTCGAGGTCGATACGCGGTACGCCGCGACAACGGAACCCGCTAATGCCGTGCCCGTTGGGGAAGCTCGCAATAAAAGCGAAGACGGGCAAGACATCACCTTGGTCGGTGTCATTGGCGGTTCGAACAAACCGTTTGTCGAAGGAATTGCCGCGTTCACCGTGGTTGACCCGAAGGTTCCGTATTGTGCTGCCGAAGAAGGTTGCCCGACGCCTTGGGATTACTGCTGCACGCAGGATCAAGTCAAAGAAAACGTCGCGACGATTAAAATCGTGGATGATTCTGGCAAGCCAATCACCAAGGACGCTCGCGAGTTTCTGAACGTGAAGGAATTGTCGACCGTTGTCGTCACTGGGAAAGCCAAACGGGATGACCAAGGGAACCTGACCGTCGCGGCAAGCAAAGTCTTTGTGCGAACTGAGAAGTAGTCATGGCGAACGCTCCTCTCGATCTCAGCCAGCTCGCTCTCGACCGTTCACCCAGGGAAGCAACGTCGTCCAACCGGCCCCGTCGCAAGCGTTGGTTGACTCGCTACGCGCTGCCAATCGGCATTCTGTTGGGCTTCCTTGGCCTGCTGGGTGCTGCGGCGGGTCGGCGGTTGTTGCCCCAGCCATCGGTGACGGTGCTTCCGGTGATTGTAAAGCGTGCCGAAGTTCAACAAGCGGGAACGACGCTGTTTCAGTCGCCCGGTTGGATTGAACCGAGGCCGACGGCGATCAGTGTGGCGGCACTCGCTCCCGGAGTGATCGAAGAGCTGTTGGTAGTCGAAGGGCAGCAGGTTGCCAAAGGCGAACCGATTGCGAGATTGATTTCAATCGACGCAGAATTGAACGTTGAGCAGGCGAACAACTCACTTGCGATTCGCGAGGGCGAGCTGAACCGGGCGAAAGCCGAATTGGATGCCGCCAAAATCCGGCGTGAAAATCCGTTGCACTTGGAGATTCCGCTTGCAGGCTCCGAAAGTTCGCTTGCAAAGGCGAAAACTGAGTTGGCAAAGCTGCCGTTCTTGGTCGATGCGGCCAAGGCGAATGCTGACTACACCCTGAGCAGTATGGAGGGAAAACAGTCGGCCAAGGGCGCGGTCTCTGGAAATGTGATTGCACTCGCAAAAAGCGACCACGTTGGCGCGACAGCATTCTTGGAAGAACTTCGCCAGCGCCAGCCGAACTTGCAACGAGAAGTCGACGCATTAGCCAAGAAGGTCGATGCACTTCGGCGGCAACTTAAATTGCTCGTGGAGGAAACAAGGCAAGTTGAGGAAGCGAAAGCCAAGGTGCAATCGGCGGAGGCGCTTCGCGACGAGGCCAAGTTGCAAGTCAGGCAGGCCGGATTGGCATTGGAACGCAATG
Protein-coding sequences here:
- a CDS encoding efflux RND transporter periplasmic adaptor subunit, whose translation is MANAPLDLSQLALDRSPREATSSNRPRRKRWLTRYALPIGILLGFLGLLGAAAGRRLLPQPSVTVLPVIVKRAEVQQAGTTLFQSPGWIEPRPTAISVAALAPGVIEELLVVEGQQVAKGEPIARLISIDAELNVEQANNSLAIREGELNRAKAELDAAKIRRENPLHLEIPLAGSESSLAKAKTELAKLPFLVDAAKANADYTLSSMEGKQSAKGAVSGNVIALAKSDHVGATAFLEELRQRQPNLQREVDALAKKVDALRRQLKLLVEETRQVEEAKAKVQSAEALRDEAKLQVRQAGLALERNVVRAPMNGRIMRLVASPGTRVMGLESTAGQSSSTVVEMYDPARLQVRADVRLEDVPMVSRGQPVEIETASSGGIIKGRVLQATSSANIQKNTLEVKVELIDPPPNVSPEMLVTATFLAPVLENQKSEATETERLFVPEQLIQSDDSGAFVWIVDADELAQRRSVETGTPIAGGLMEITTGLKVTDKLIASGVDGLSESSPVHVTGDDQTMGMN
- a CDS encoding ABC transporter permease codes for the protein MLLPWEYGVRNLARRPVRTALTLVALATVVMLVFVVVGFIRGLEQSLAVSGDENVVLVYSVNSEQNIENSSIAARSPSLVAASLDGTVKRFDVTHVSPELYLGTRVKTNGSAGGLGLVRGVSYAAPLVRRSVKLVEGDWPGEGEVIVGRLAAAKLGSTDEAVMVGNSVEFEGRSWQISGRFAAGGAAYESEIWCRLGDFQTATKRQDLSLVAMLLSPGSSPAEVQLFCKERTDLELRAIRETDYYASLQQHYKPVRLLAWFVVVLVSGAGIFAGLNMMYGAVAGRIREIATLQAIGFRRRAILLSLVQEGVLLAAAGSLLSGVIALTMLNGMAVRFTMGAFTLRIDSVAILIGCGVGLLLGVVGALPPAIKALRAEVATSLKAI